TGTGTGAtgttggggggagagggagggagggcgggcaggCCATGGCCCCAGGGTGATGCCGGGGACAACCACCGCCGTGTCCCCTCCAGGTTCCTGGTCCTCCCGCCTGCACCAGCCCACTTATTCCCTGGGGGAGCTCATCAACATCCAGGCGTCGGTGGACGCGGACCCCCGCCTGTCCCTCAGGGTCTTCGTGGACCAGTGCGTGGCCAGTGCCAGCGCGGTGGCCACGCGGCTGAGATACGAGGTCATCGCTGACAACGGGTGAGCGGCCAGGGCTTGGGAGTAGGGTGGTGGCCGCTGTCCCCACATTGCCACGCTGTCCCCGAATTGCCACTCTCCCTCCTCGCTGGGACCCTGTGGGTGGTGACAGAgcaccccccgggggggggggggggggtaaagggtgggtgtggggggggtggcagTGACCATCTCACCCCCCTCTCCCATCCCGGTAGGTGCCTGCTGGATGGGCAGCTCGGTCGGTCCCGCTTCCTTCCCCAGCGCGGAGACGGTTTCCTCCGCTTCCAGCTGGACACCTTCCTTTTCCCGAACGCCTCCGGTAGCCAGGTCCGTGCCAGCGGGGTCTGGGGGTGCGGGGTGATACCCACCCACCAGTTTGGGGATGGAGTGGCTGGGGGTGAGCGGGGGCTGCTCaggtgggggtggcaggaggatgcTTGTCCCTTGCAGATCTACCTCTGCTGTCACCTGAAGGCTGTGGCAGAGGGGGCTGCCACCGGCAAAGCCTGTTCCTACGACCGTGTGGCAGCCGCCTGGCTCTCCCCGGACGGGGACGACTGCTCGTGCTGTGGCTCCCCGGCTGGCtgcgggggccggcggcggcgccggctGGCTGGCACCGGAGGTAAGAGGACCCCCTCGGTGGCATCCATGAGCCTTACGGAGTGGGGGGACACCTGCACCCAGCAGTGCCTGATGAGCTTCTCTTTGCAGGGCTCCTGGGAGAAGCAAGCATCCGCTTCGGTCCCCTGGGGCTGGTCTCGTCTGTCCCCACGTTGACCTCGGTCCCCATGGAGCCCACCACGTTGTCCTCGGTCCCCACGGAGCCCACCACGTTGACCTCGGTCCCCATGGCACCAGAGCCCACCACATTGACCTCAGTCCCCATGGCACCAGAGCCCACCACAGCATCCCCTCGCCGCCCCTCCGTCCCTGTGGtgcggggggagaagagggattCAGGTGAGTTCCAACCACCCCACGGTGCTGGGGGGTGGTTGGGGGTGACCCTGCCGTCCCCCCTCACCCCGCTgcctctccccacagggctggcTGTCCCCGGCACCACgctggccatggtggccatgtgCTCCATCATCACTGCCGTGGGCATGGCCGGTTGCTACTGCTCGGTGCGGCGGCACCGGAGAGGGGAGCGGGTGGGGGACCCCGGGGAGCCCCACGCTGTGGCCATGGTCCCCACCCCAGCCAGCGGTCCCCGggctcc
The Numenius arquata unplaced genomic scaffold, bNumArq3.hap1.1 HAP1_SCAFFOLD_1627, whole genome shotgun sequence DNA segment above includes these coding regions:
- the LOC141478237 gene encoding zona pellucida sperm-binding protein 3-like, which codes for MKALGRRWFLLLLVATAWAQDALVSVTCGHWWLSVAVPAGLLGSRVADRELTLGSGCGVTSADGDRYRLEHPLLSCGTTLEFLPDSIRYSNVLRYRPSAGGAVARARPFSLPVDCYYPRTGSVSSGAIQPTWVPFGSTLAHRRRLRFALDAYDSSWSSRLHQPTYSLGELINIQASVDADPRLSLRVFVDQCVASASAVATRLRYEVIADNGCLLDGQLGRSRFLPQRGDGFLRFQLDTFLFPNASGSQIYLCCHLKAVAEGAATGKACSYDRVAAAWLSPDGDDCSCCGSPAGCGGRRRRRLAGTGGLLGEASIRFGPLGLVSSVPTLTSVPTSVPMAPEPTTASPRRPSVPVVRGEKRDSGLAVPGTTLAMVAMCSIITAVGMAGCYCSVRRHRRGERVGDPGEPHAVAMVPTPASGPRAPPKTPPAAGDPAIV